In a single window of the Cygnus olor isolate bCygOlo1 chromosome 5, bCygOlo1.pri.v2, whole genome shotgun sequence genome:
- the PTPMT1 gene encoding phosphatidylglycerophosphatase and protein-tyrosine phosphatase 1 produces the protein MRCGPRCARPAAAAAAAAMGGVAARALFYPTLCYTALRAALPAARRPWLHRIDRAVLLGALPLRGRSRSLVAEENVRAVLTLNEEYETRYLCCSAQEWEALGVEQLRLSTVDLTGAPSLEHLHKGVEFLLRHRERGNSVYVHCKAGRSRSATMVAAYLIQLHHWTPQEAIEAIAKIRPHILIRRKQVQVLETFHRNMIAGTTAEGQ, from the exons atgCGCTGCGGGCCGCGGTGCGCtcgcccggcggcggcggcggcggcggcggcgatggGGGGGGTGGCGGCGCGGGCGCTGTTCTACCCGACGCTGTGCTACACCGCCCTGCGCGCCGCCCTGCCCGCCGCGCGCCGCCCCTGGCTGCACCGCATCGACCGCGCCGTGCTGCTCGGGGCGCTGCCGCTCAGGGGCCGCAGCCGCTCG CTGGTGGCTGAGGAGAACGTGCGCGCCGTGCTGACGCTCAACGAGGAGTACGAGACCCGCTACCTGTGCTGCTCCGCCCAG GAATGGGAGGCGCTGGGAGTCGAGCAGCTGCGGCTCAGCACCGTGGACCTGACCGGAGCGCCCAGCCTGGAGCACCTGCACAAGGGCGTCGAGTTCCTGCTGAGGCACCGCGAGCGCGGTAACAGCGTCTACGTGCACTGCAAGGCCGGGCGCTCCCGCAGCGCCACCATGGTGGCAGCGTATCTCATCCAG CTGCATCACTGGACCCCCCAGGAAGCAATAGAGGCTATTGCCAAGATCCGTCCCCACATCCTCATTCGGCGTAAACAAGTCCAGGTCCTGGAGACATTTCACAGGAACATGATTGCTGGGACAACTGCAGAGGGTCAGTAA